The following proteins are co-located in the Streptomyces spinoverrucosus genome:
- a CDS encoding DNA-binding protein NsdB, producing MSGQPNTRLADLFGLAGWSKGELARLVNKQAAAMGHPQLATDTSRVRRWIDMGEIPRDPVPRVLAALFTERLGRVVTIEDLGLVRHGRTGKRQGDGSVEHPDGVPWAPERTAAVLTEFTGMDLMLNRRGLVGAGAVLAAGSALSSAMYDWLHTDPALAADAPHLDDPLHADSAGFDRYEAAPIGSQEIEELERSVEVFRAWDAARGGGLQRKAVVGQLNEVGGMLAYRHPPHLQRRLWGVAANLAVLAGWMSHDVGLEPTAQKYFVIAAHAAREGGDRPRAGEALSRAARQMVHLGRPDDALDLMKLAQSGSGEEVLPRTRAMFHTVEAWAQASMGKGQAMRRTLGQAEDLFVSDKADVPPPSWMQLFNEADLYGMQALAYRTLAEFEPGAAAHAQHYADKALALRIDAQQRSKIFDFLSMASACFIADDPEQADRFARLALMSMGQNSSRRTWDRLRQMYRLTAEYAEYPRIQQLREEIRLALPKPKGRGGNSSQV from the coding sequence GTGAGCGGACAACCCAACACCCGCCTTGCGGACCTGTTCGGCCTGGCCGGCTGGTCCAAGGGGGAGCTCGCGAGGCTGGTCAACAAGCAGGCGGCGGCCATGGGCCACCCCCAGCTGGCGACCGACACCTCACGGGTGCGGCGTTGGATCGACATGGGAGAGATCCCGCGCGATCCGGTGCCGCGGGTGCTGGCGGCTCTGTTCACCGAGCGTCTCGGCCGTGTCGTGACCATCGAGGACCTCGGTCTGGTCCGGCACGGGCGTACGGGGAAGCGGCAGGGCGACGGGAGTGTGGAACATCCCGACGGCGTGCCGTGGGCGCCCGAACGGACCGCTGCGGTCCTCACCGAATTCACGGGAATGGACCTCATGCTCAACCGACGCGGCTTGGTGGGCGCGGGTGCCGTGCTCGCCGCGGGATCCGCACTCAGCAGCGCCATGTACGACTGGCTGCACACCGATCCGGCCCTGGCGGCCGACGCTCCCCATCTCGACGACCCCCTGCACGCCGACTCCGCCGGGTTCGACCGCTACGAGGCCGCCCCCATCGGGTCGCAGGAGATCGAGGAACTGGAGCGCTCGGTCGAGGTGTTCCGCGCCTGGGACGCGGCCCGCGGCGGCGGGCTCCAGCGCAAGGCGGTCGTGGGCCAGCTCAACGAGGTGGGCGGCATGCTCGCCTACCGTCACCCACCCCATCTCCAGCGGCGCCTGTGGGGCGTCGCGGCCAACCTCGCCGTCCTCGCGGGCTGGATGTCGCACGACGTCGGCCTGGAGCCCACGGCCCAGAAGTACTTCGTCATCGCCGCCCATGCCGCGAGAGAGGGCGGCGACCGGCCCCGCGCCGGCGAGGCGCTCTCCCGAGCGGCCCGCCAGATGGTGCACCTGGGCCGGCCCGACGACGCGCTGGACCTGATGAAGCTCGCCCAGTCCGGCTCCGGGGAGGAGGTACTGCCCCGTACGCGGGCGATGTTCCACACCGTCGAGGCGTGGGCCCAGGCGTCCATGGGCAAGGGCCAGGCGATGCGCCGGACCCTCGGTCAGGCGGAGGACCTGTTCGTCTCCGACAAGGCGGACGTACCGCCGCCCAGCTGGATGCAACTGTTCAACGAGGCGGACCTGTACGGCATGCAGGCCCTGGCCTACCGCACGCTCGCGGAGTTCGAGCCGGGCGCGGCGGCGCACGCCCAGCACTACGCTGACAAGGCGCTGGCCCTGCGGATCGACGCACAGCAGCGGTCGAAGATCTTCGACTTCCTGTCCATGGCATCCGCGTGCTTCATCGCGGACGACCCCGAACAGGCAGACCGGTTCGCCCGCCTCGCCCTGATGTCGATGGGGCAGAACTCCTCGCGCCGCACCTGGGACCGGCTGCGCCAGATGTACCGGCTCACCGCCGAGTACGCCGAGTACCCGAGGATCCAGCAACTGCGAGAGGAGATCAGGCTGGCGCTGCCCAAGCCGAAGGGGAGGGGCGGCAACAGCTCACAGGTGTAG
- a CDS encoding PP2C family protein-serine/threonine phosphatase: MPSHLSADRPAAQPPGRGSVDALISQTRRLKGDVDAVRRDAQSDGSDPQDRWQRALYDLALHQLNDLDEHLAQLRDGPPPVTSAAEPEPVPTPPPAPRGESLLSRVGSAEWNLLTDQASWSGELYEILGRDPAAPPLTLDELPSLVLDADRPMLTAMVTDCLVDAKRIDGEFRIVRPDGEVRTVHMMGEPVLDTDGGTASMWAVLRDVSELRRSQQAVSETRDSLERRRHVAQTEHRLAVELQEAVLPPWHGALRLPRQGPRSLDLAARCLPSPTGALIGGDWYDALELPDGETLLSVGELTGHGVTVTSGMAMLLGAVRGMAMAGTRPGRLLALLNQLLDTTVQPALGSAVCCRYDPQTRTLVWAQAGHPAPLLFRNGTGRRLNAPDGVLLGATSGAAYGEAEEPLEEGDLILLHTDGLVPGDNGTAAHRLTDLAPRLTEARTAQDCVRTVVEEFGGAEREDDACVLIARVTS; this comes from the coding sequence ATGCCGTCCCATCTCTCTGCGGACCGCCCAGCCGCCCAGCCGCCAGGACGCGGCTCGGTCGACGCGCTGATATCGCAGACGCGGCGACTCAAGGGCGACGTGGACGCCGTACGGCGGGACGCGCAGAGTGACGGTTCGGACCCACAGGATCGTTGGCAGCGCGCACTCTACGACCTCGCGCTGCACCAGCTCAACGATCTCGACGAGCACCTGGCCCAACTGCGCGACGGCCCACCGCCGGTGACCTCGGCGGCCGAGCCGGAGCCGGTCCCGACGCCACCGCCCGCTCCCCGGGGCGAGTCGCTGCTCAGCAGGGTCGGCAGCGCGGAGTGGAACCTGCTGACGGACCAGGCCAGTTGGTCCGGCGAGCTGTACGAGATCCTCGGCCGCGACCCCGCCGCTCCCCCGCTCACGCTGGACGAGCTGCCCTCGCTGGTGCTGGACGCGGACCGGCCGATGCTGACCGCGATGGTCACGGACTGCCTGGTCGACGCCAAGCGCATCGACGGCGAGTTCCGGATCGTACGGCCGGACGGCGAAGTGCGGACCGTGCACATGATGGGCGAGCCCGTGCTCGACACTGACGGCGGCACCGCCTCCATGTGGGCCGTGCTGCGGGACGTCAGCGAACTGCGCCGCAGCCAGCAGGCGGTGAGCGAGACCCGTGACTCGCTCGAGCGCCGACGGCACGTCGCACAGACCGAGCACCGGCTTGCGGTCGAGTTGCAGGAGGCCGTGCTGCCGCCGTGGCACGGCGCCCTGCGGCTCCCGCGCCAGGGCCCGCGCAGCCTCGATCTGGCGGCCCGCTGTCTGCCCTCCCCGACCGGCGCGCTGATCGGCGGCGACTGGTACGACGCGCTGGAACTGCCCGACGGCGAGACCCTGCTGAGCGTCGGCGAGCTCACCGGCCACGGCGTCACGGTGACGTCGGGCATGGCGATGCTGCTCGGCGCGGTGCGCGGCATGGCGATGGCGGGCACCCGGCCGGGCCGGCTGCTGGCCTTGCTCAACCAGCTGCTGGACACCACCGTCCAGCCGGCCCTCGGCAGCGCCGTCTGCTGCCGCTACGACCCCCAAACCCGCACGCTGGTGTGGGCGCAGGCAGGACACCCCGCCCCGCTGCTGTTCCGCAACGGGACGGGGCGCAGGTTGAACGCACCGGACGGCGTCCTGCTCGGCGCGACCTCGGGTGCCGCCTACGGCGAGGCCGAGGAGCCCCTTGAGGAGGGCGACCTGATCCTGCTGCACACCGACGGGCTGGTGCCCGGCGACAACGGAACGGCCGCGCACCGCCTCACCGACCTGGCCCCGCGCCTCACCGAGGCACGGACCGCACAGGACTGCGTGCGGACGGTCGTGGAGGAGTTCGGCGGGGCCGAACGCGAGGACGACGCCTGTGTACTGATCGCCAGGGTCACGTCCTAG
- a CDS encoding alpha/beta hydrolase, with translation MLAKLSPRRTVRRAARRHTVAGAIGLAMLGAGLPTTSADDPQPDLTRFYRQKVAWKTCEGADPHDGPQCGKVTVPLDYARPGAGTLDLALARYRASGEKRGSLLLNFGGPGGSGVTELTYGGDDFMGLTDAYDVVSFDPRGVGRSSPVSCGNNPYGGAPVIAGTDETLRDPNAVLRQLRTAAEQCAKHSGPVLPHIGTVNVSRDMDVIRQALGDDKLNYLGFSYGSRLGAVYAAQFPDKVGRVALDGVDTLTESLAEQGVAGAAGQQVALDDFLDWCVKDVSCPFGQDARTAREEVARLVRSMDEDPVPTAFSGEFTGQDLVGALSQALYSKDMWPSLERALASLVEDGDTRGVEAFATGGIALPGLRQGTQKPSPSADGGLVDQEDVPLDNLPAALMAINCADDPDRPTARQITRNLGRLRALYEEASPVFGRFRLTQVLLCYGRPKGTDFIREKVKDVDTPKMLLVGTRGDPATPYRWTVQTAKRLGPSAVVLDNKGEGHTAYPSSKCVHSKIDAFLLYGTLPASGSSCGPENGEGAAP, from the coding sequence ATGCTGGCCAAGCTGTCCCCGCGGCGCACGGTACGACGCGCGGCACGACGCCACACGGTCGCCGGAGCCATCGGCCTGGCGATGCTGGGCGCCGGTCTGCCGACGACGTCCGCGGACGATCCGCAGCCCGACCTGACCCGGTTCTACCGGCAGAAGGTCGCATGGAAGACGTGCGAGGGCGCGGACCCCCATGACGGCCCGCAGTGCGGCAAGGTCACCGTGCCGCTGGACTACGCGCGCCCCGGCGCCGGAACGCTCGATCTGGCCCTGGCCCGGTACCGGGCGAGCGGCGAGAAGCGCGGCTCGCTGCTGCTCAACTTCGGCGGCCCGGGCGGCTCCGGCGTCACCGAGCTGACGTACGGCGGCGACGACTTCATGGGCCTGACCGACGCCTACGACGTGGTGAGCTTCGATCCGCGCGGCGTCGGGCGGTCCTCCCCGGTCAGCTGCGGCAACAACCCGTACGGTGGCGCTCCCGTGATCGCCGGGACCGACGAGACGCTGCGCGATCCGAACGCGGTGCTGCGGCAGTTGAGGACGGCGGCCGAGCAGTGCGCCAAACACTCCGGGCCGGTCCTGCCGCACATAGGCACGGTCAACGTCTCCCGCGACATGGACGTCATCCGCCAGGCGCTCGGCGACGACAAGCTCAACTACCTCGGTTTCTCCTACGGATCCCGTCTCGGCGCCGTGTACGCGGCCCAGTTCCCGGACAAAGTGGGCCGGGTGGCTCTCGACGGAGTGGACACGCTGACGGAGTCGCTCGCCGAGCAGGGTGTGGCGGGCGCCGCGGGGCAGCAGGTCGCACTGGATGACTTCCTCGACTGGTGCGTGAAGGACGTCTCCTGCCCGTTCGGTCAGGACGCCCGGACCGCCCGGGAGGAGGTCGCACGGCTGGTCCGGTCAATGGACGAGGATCCGGTCCCGACCGCGTTCAGCGGCGAGTTCACCGGTCAGGACCTGGTAGGCGCGCTGAGCCAGGCGCTCTACAGCAAGGACATGTGGCCCTCGCTGGAGCGCGCCCTGGCCTCGCTGGTCGAGGACGGGGACACGCGCGGGGTGGAGGCCTTCGCCACCGGCGGTATCGCGCTCCCCGGCCTGCGACAGGGCACGCAGAAGCCGTCGCCGTCCGCCGACGGTGGGCTCGTGGATCAGGAGGACGTCCCCCTGGACAACCTCCCGGCCGCGCTGATGGCGATCAACTGCGCCGACGACCCCGACCGCCCCACGGCCCGGCAGATCACCAGGAACCTGGGCCGGCTGCGCGCCCTGTACGAGGAGGCGTCCCCGGTCTTCGGCCGGTTCCGCCTCACCCAGGTCCTGCTCTGCTACGGCCGCCCCAAGGGCACCGACTTCATCCGCGAGAAGGTGAAGGACGTCGACACGCCCAAGATGCTGCTGGTCGGCACCCGCGGCGACCCGGCGACGCCGTACCGCTGGACGGTGCAGACGGCGAAACGGCTGGGGCCGTCGGCCGTGGTGCTCGACAACAAGGGCGAAGGCCACACCGCTTACCCCTCGTCCAAGTGCGTGCACAGCAAGATCGACGCCTTCCTGCTGTACGGCACCCTGCCCGCGAGCGGCAGCTCCTGCGGCCCCGAGAACGGCGAAGGGGCGGCACCATGA
- a CDS encoding aminoglycoside phosphotransferase family protein gives MYAASSSVSAPPRPLRPRPAAPASPRPGEPPLPGGGGPYLAPARPTAPVLGAGRTRRPAGLGTQPLSGRLDLSGPQGAQLRSVIASVHRICPEFAPVQVLRRSGRSVLLVGTTGRSTAVAKCLLDQSPAWAERIRHEIAAYRSFVRHRPPVRAPRLIAADPDNCTLVIERMPGRAAALQRHPAEAPPRTDIRQALSAICRLNAWRPPAGTFDAPLDYAARISRYHELGLLTDRDLGDLQKLLHGIALAAGRQGMGQFCHGDALLSNILLSPAGPVLVDWEHAGWYLPGYDLATLWSVLGDAPAARRHISQIAQNAGPASRDAFLVNLMLVLTREIRTYETAVQRSMHDATPAATGVAHPGAAPSGEEQRLLLRRLHDDCQLARRAVRAAVGTR, from the coding sequence ATGTACGCAGCATCGTCCTCCGTGTCCGCCCCGCCCCGGCCGCTGCGCCCGCGCCCCGCGGCTCCCGCCTCCCCGAGGCCGGGAGAGCCCCCCCTGCCGGGTGGTGGCGGCCCCTACCTCGCTCCCGCGCGCCCGACGGCCCCCGTGCTCGGCGCGGGCCGGACGCGGCGCCCCGCGGGGCTCGGCACCCAACCGCTCAGCGGGAGACTCGACTTGTCCGGCCCCCAGGGCGCCCAGCTGCGCTCGGTGATCGCCTCGGTGCACCGGATCTGCCCGGAGTTCGCCCCGGTGCAGGTACTGCGGCGCAGCGGACGGTCGGTGCTGCTGGTCGGCACCACAGGACGCAGTACGGCCGTCGCCAAGTGTTTACTGGACCAGTCCCCGGCGTGGGCCGAGCGGATCCGCCACGAAATAGCGGCATACCGCTCGTTCGTCCGGCACCGCCCGCCCGTGCGGGCGCCCCGGCTGATCGCGGCGGACCCGGACAACTGCACACTGGTCATCGAGCGGATGCCGGGACGGGCGGCGGCGCTCCAGCGGCACCCGGCGGAGGCACCGCCGCGCACGGACATCCGGCAGGCGCTCAGCGCGATCTGCCGGCTGAACGCCTGGCGGCCCCCCGCGGGCACGTTCGACGCGCCGCTGGACTACGCGGCCCGGATCTCCCGGTACCACGAGCTGGGGCTGCTCACCGACCGGGACCTGGGCGACCTGCAGAAGCTGCTGCACGGCATCGCGCTCGCCGCGGGCCGGCAGGGCATGGGCCAGTTCTGTCACGGCGACGCGCTGCTGTCGAACATCCTGCTGTCGCCCGCGGGCCCGGTCCTGGTGGACTGGGAGCACGCCGGCTGGTACCTGCCGGGGTACGACCTGGCCACTTTGTGGTCGGTGCTCGGCGACGCCCCGGCAGCGCGGCGGCACATCAGCCAGATCGCCCAGAACGCGGGACCGGCCTCGCGGGACGCGTTCCTGGTCAACCTGATGCTCGTACTGACCCGTGAGATCCGTACGTACGAGACGGCCGTGCAGCGCTCGATGCACGACGCGACCCCGGCGGCAACGGGAGTGGCCCACCCGGGTGCTGCGCCGTCCGGCGAGGAACAGCGGCTGCTGCTGCGGCGGCTGCACGACGACTGCCAACTGGCCCGGCGGGCCGTGCGCGCGGCGGTCGGCACTCGCTGA
- a CDS encoding Gfo/Idh/MocA family protein, with the protein MGELLGVAVLGAGHMGADHIRRLDRLVSGARVAAVADPDPARAKEAAAGIDGVAVRAEPEAALDAPGVDAVLIASPGPAHEEALLAAFARGLPVLCEKPMVPESAGALRVVQAEARLGRRLAQVGFMRRYDAEYRHLKSLLDSGRLGRPLMLHCVHRNVSSPPDFTSAMLVNSSVSHEIDAARWLLGQELTAVTVLRPRSSANAPEGLLDPQFVLFETGGGALVDVEVFVNCGFGYQVRCEAVCEAGSARIGEGHTMVVTAEGGAREEVAQDYLVRFADAYDREVQSWVDATRRGRVTGPSAWDGYAASAVAEAGVRALESGGRVTVDLAARPELYADVSG; encoded by the coding sequence GTGGGTGAGCTGCTGGGCGTGGCGGTGCTGGGCGCGGGACACATGGGAGCCGACCACATACGGCGACTCGATCGGCTGGTGAGCGGCGCCAGGGTGGCCGCCGTGGCCGACCCGGACCCGGCGCGGGCGAAGGAGGCGGCGGCCGGTATCGACGGCGTCGCGGTGCGCGCGGAGCCGGAGGCCGCCCTGGACGCGCCCGGCGTCGACGCCGTACTGATCGCCTCCCCCGGCCCCGCCCACGAGGAGGCGCTGCTCGCGGCCTTCGCGCGCGGACTTCCGGTGCTGTGCGAGAAGCCCATGGTGCCGGAGTCGGCAGGGGCGCTGCGCGTGGTGCAGGCCGAGGCGCGGCTCGGCCGACGGCTGGCGCAGGTCGGCTTCATGCGGCGCTACGACGCCGAGTACCGGCACCTCAAGTCGCTGCTGGACAGCGGCCGTCTGGGGCGGCCGCTGATGCTGCACTGCGTCCACCGCAACGTCTCCTCCCCGCCCGACTTCACCAGCGCGATGCTGGTCAACAGCTCGGTCTCGCACGAGATCGACGCGGCGCGCTGGCTGCTCGGCCAGGAGCTGACCGCCGTGACCGTGCTGCGCCCCCGGTCCTCGGCGAACGCCCCCGAGGGCCTGCTCGACCCGCAGTTCGTGCTCTTCGAGACCGGCGGCGGCGCCCTGGTCGACGTGGAGGTCTTCGTCAACTGCGGCTTCGGCTACCAAGTACGGTGCGAGGCCGTCTGCGAGGCGGGCAGCGCCCGGATCGGCGAGGGTCACACGATGGTCGTCACGGCGGAGGGCGGCGCCCGCGAGGAGGTGGCGCAGGACTACCTCGTGCGGTTCGCGGACGCCTACGACCGCGAGGTGCAGTCCTGGGTCGACGCCACCCGGCGGGGCCGGGTCACCGGCCCGAGCGCCTGGGACGGGTACGCCGCCTCCGCCGTGGCCGAGGCCGGGGTCCGGGCGCTGGAGAGCGGCGGCCGGGTGACCGTCGACCTCGCGGCGCGCCCGGAGCTGTACGCGGACGTCAGCGGCTGA
- a CDS encoding SsgA family sporulation/cell division regulator, whose translation MDITLQQPARARLITAEEREVPVPVTLRYLSTDPLAVHFDFPPDACLDGEALSWTFARSLLQEGVCGPAGSGDVHIWPCGRARTVLEFHSPCGLALLQFDTAALRRFLLRTYAVVAPGEEDVAGAVERGLNSLFDGA comes from the coding sequence ATGGACATCACTCTCCAGCAGCCCGCCCGCGCCCGGCTGATCACGGCGGAGGAGCGGGAAGTCCCCGTCCCCGTCACGCTCCGCTACCTCTCCACCGACCCACTGGCCGTGCACTTCGACTTCCCGCCCGATGCGTGCCTCGACGGCGAGGCCCTCAGCTGGACCTTCGCCCGGTCCCTGCTCCAGGAGGGCGTGTGCGGTCCGGCCGGGAGCGGTGACGTGCACATCTGGCCGTGCGGACGGGCCCGTACGGTGCTGGAGTTCCACTCGCCGTGCGGGCTGGCGCTGCTCCAGTTCGACACCGCGGCCCTGCGCCGCTTCCTGCTGCGCACGTACGCGGTCGTCGCGCCCGGCGAGGAGGACGTGGCCGGAGCCGTCGAGCGCGGGCTCAACAGTCTGTTCGACGGTGCCTGA
- a CDS encoding N-acetylmuramoyl-L-alanine amidase: MRGPATDPQRAAGPRRARRTAGAVASAALLLPLLGAAPSDALSDSELRQAFEQAAAEYDVPQSVLLGVSYLQSRWDGHGGAPSVTGGYGPMHLTDARTALATAPHHSDGTEDPRGDDARPPLLPDVQLPQDAELPARLKTLTRAAELTGLSPEQLREDPAANVAGGAALLAAAQRELGRPLSDDPADWYGAVARFPGADDAATGVAYANDVFEVIRTGEERFTDAGQRISLAPQPHLTPAADRLRRTPEAEGTECPATVSCEWIPAPYEEFGDSDYGNHDLGGRPVSQSIEYIVVHDTEGAWEGVLDMVQDPTYVSWNYSLRSTDGHIAQHVKAKDVAWHAGNWYVNAKSIGLEHEGFLAAPDAWYTEAMYRSSARLVRYLAKKYGVPLDRQHILGHDNVPGPTTSTVSGMHTDPGPYWDWQHYFTLLGRPFGPTARAGSAMVTILPDYASNRPEYTGCTSPGEPCAVHGSSAVRLYSGPGETYPLIKDIGLRPGGGDSTTGVNDIGSRVSTGQQYAVAGRQGDWTAIWYLGQKAWFRNPAKAPTAVPAKGLVVTPKNGLDSVPVYGRAYPEASAYPVGVPAQPVSPLPYELLRGQKYVVGDKVPGEYYYAVTFATDGHKVVVGKDLYYEIQFGHRVAFVRAADVKVSS, encoded by the coding sequence TTGCGAGGACCCGCCACCGACCCCCAGCGAGCCGCCGGGCCGAGACGCGCACGCCGGACCGCCGGCGCCGTGGCCTCCGCGGCGCTGCTGCTGCCGTTGCTCGGCGCGGCCCCGTCCGACGCCCTGTCGGACAGTGAGCTGCGGCAGGCGTTCGAGCAGGCCGCCGCGGAGTACGACGTACCGCAGAGCGTGCTGCTCGGGGTCTCCTACCTCCAGTCCCGCTGGGACGGGCACGGCGGCGCGCCGAGCGTGACCGGCGGCTACGGCCCGATGCACCTCACCGACGCCCGTACCGCGCTGGCCACGGCCCCGCACCACAGTGACGGCACGGAGGACCCGCGCGGCGACGACGCCCGTCCGCCGCTGCTCCCCGACGTGCAGCTCCCTCAGGACGCCGAACTCCCGGCCCGCCTCAAGACCTTGACGAGGGCCGCCGAGCTGACTGGCCTCAGCCCCGAGCAACTCCGCGAAGACCCCGCTGCCAACGTGGCGGGCGGTGCCGCGCTGCTCGCGGCCGCGCAGCGGGAGCTGGGCAGGCCGCTGAGCGACGATCCGGCGGACTGGTACGGGGCGGTGGCCCGTTTCCCGGGCGCCGACGACGCGGCGACCGGGGTGGCGTACGCGAACGACGTGTTCGAGGTGATCCGCACCGGCGAGGAGCGGTTCACGGACGCCGGGCAGCGCATCTCCCTGGCGCCGCAGCCGCACCTCACCCCGGCCGCGGACCGGCTCCGGCGCACGCCCGAGGCGGAGGGCACCGAATGCCCGGCCACCGTCTCCTGCGAGTGGATCCCGGCGCCGTACGAGGAGTTCGGCGACAGCGACTACGGCAACCACGATCTGGGCGGGCGCCCGGTGTCGCAGAGCATCGAGTACATCGTCGTGCACGACACGGAGGGCGCCTGGGAGGGCGTCCTCGACATGGTGCAGGACCCGACGTACGTGTCCTGGAACTACTCGCTGCGCTCCACGGACGGCCACATCGCCCAGCACGTCAAGGCGAAGGACGTGGCCTGGCACGCGGGCAACTGGTACGTCAACGCCAAGTCGATCGGCCTGGAGCACGAGGGTTTCCTGGCCGCGCCCGACGCCTGGTACACGGAGGCGATGTACCGCTCGTCGGCGCGTCTGGTGCGGTACCTCGCCAAGAAGTACGGGGTCCCGCTGGACCGGCAGCACATCCTCGGCCACGACAACGTGCCCGGCCCGACCACGTCGACGGTCAGTGGCATGCACACGGACCCTGGCCCGTACTGGGACTGGCAGCACTACTTCACCCTGCTCGGCCGCCCCTTCGGTCCCACCGCCCGCGCGGGCAGCGCCATGGTGACGATCCTGCCGGACTACGCCTCGAACCGGCCGGAGTACACGGGCTGCACCTCCCCTGGCGAGCCGTGCGCGGTGCACGGTTCGAGCGCGGTACGGCTGTACTCCGGGCCCGGTGAGACGTACCCGCTGATCAAGGACATCGGTCTGCGCCCGGGCGGCGGGGACTCGACGACCGGCGTCAACGACATCGGCTCGCGGGTCTCCACGGGTCAGCAGTACGCGGTGGCCGGACGCCAGGGCGACTGGACGGCGATCTGGTACCTGGGGCAGAAGGCCTGGTTCCGCAACCCGGCGAAAGCCCCGACCGCGGTGCCCGCGAAAGGCCTGGTCGTCACGCCGAAGAACGGCCTGGACAGCGTTCCGGTGTACGGCCGCGCCTACCCGGAGGCGTCCGCCTACCCGGTGGGGGTACCCGCCCAGCCGGTGTCCCCGCTGCCGTACGAGCTGCTCAGGGGCCAGAAGTACGTCGTCGGTGACAAGGTGCCCGGCGAGTACTACTACGCCGTCACCTTCGCCACCGACGGGCACAAGGTTGTGGTGGGCAAGGACCTGTACTACGAGATCCAGTTCGGCCACCGCGTCGCGTTCGTCCGGGCGGCCGACGTGAAGGTGTCGTCGTAG
- a CDS encoding chaplin — MKRVTRNGVIAVAAASGAMAVTFPAHADSAADGAAVGSPGLISGNTIQVPVHVPVNVCGNTVNVVGLLNPAAGNRCANVSDNDDQGPEPGSGSGGGAVAEGSGKDSPGVISGNGVQLPVHLPVNVSGNSVNVVGIGNGAVGNESVNTPGDRPVRPERPVSPPPRPEPSIPPKARPAPHIAPPTTSGLADTGADTTLPAALGATAMVLGGALLYRRFRPRAVR, encoded by the coding sequence ATGAAACGGGTTACCCGAAACGGTGTGATCGCCGTCGCCGCCGCCTCGGGCGCGATGGCTGTGACGTTTCCGGCGCACGCGGACTCCGCGGCCGACGGAGCCGCGGTCGGCTCGCCGGGTCTGATCTCCGGCAACACCATCCAGGTCCCGGTGCATGTCCCGGTGAACGTGTGCGGGAACACCGTGAACGTGGTGGGGCTCCTCAACCCCGCCGCCGGCAACCGATGCGCCAACGTGAGCGACAACGACGACCAGGGCCCCGAGCCGGGGTCGGGGTCGGGCGGGGGAGCGGTCGCCGAGGGCAGCGGAAAGGATTCGCCGGGTGTGATCTCCGGCAACGGAGTGCAGCTCCCGGTGCATCTGCCGGTGAACGTCAGCGGCAACAGCGTGAACGTCGTCGGCATCGGCAACGGGGCCGTCGGCAACGAGTCCGTGAACACCCCCGGTGACCGCCCGGTCCGACCCGAGCGTCCTGTGTCACCGCCACCGAGGCCCGAGCCGTCCATCCCGCCGAAGGCCCGCCCGGCGCCGCACATCGCGCCGCCCACCACGTCCGGCCTCGCGGATACGGGCGCGGACACCACCCTGCCCGCCGCGCTCGGCGCCACGGCGATGGTGCTGGGCGGCGCGTTGCTGTACCGGCGCTTCCGTCCCCGGGCG